The Apus apus isolate bApuApu2 chromosome 8, bApuApu2.pri.cur, whole genome shotgun sequence genome has a window encoding:
- the LOC127387691 gene encoding calcium-activated potassium channel subunit beta-2 isoform X1 gives MSLCFKYPRDKWRSFHRPTAESNDDTGQHFKMFIWTSGRNSTSYKQDEKRNIYQKIRDHDLLEKKKTVTALKAGEDRAILLGLAMMVCSIMMYFLLGITLLRPYMQSVWTEEAQCSLLNASITETFNCSFSCGPDCWKISQYPCLQVYVNLTSSGQKLLLYHTEETMKVNSECSYIPKCGKNYEESMSMVNVVMENFRKYQRFSCFYDPEGVQKNVILTKLYSSNVLFHSLFWPTCMMIGGVIIIAMVKLTQYLSLICESIQRISR, from the exons GTCCTTCCATCGTCCCACTGCAGAGAGCAACGACGACACTGGGcaacactttaaaatgtttatttggaCCAGTGGCCGGAACTCTACATCTTACAAGCAGGATGAGAAAAG aaatatttaccaaaaaatCAGGGATCACGATctactggagaaaaagaaaacagtcacaGCCCTAAAAGCTGGAGAAGACCGGGCCATACTCCTCGGGCTGGCCATGATGGTGTGCTCTATCATGATGTACTTCCTCCTGGGAATCACCCTGCTGCGGCCGTACATGCAAAG TGTCTGGACAGAAGAGGCTCAGTGCTCACTTCTCAATGCATCCATCACAGAAACCTTCAACTGCTCATTTAGCTGCGGCCCAGACTGCTGGAAAATCTCTCAGTATCCCTGCCTCCAGGTGTATGTTAATCTCACCTCTTCTGGCCAGAAGCTTCTGCTCTACCACACTGAGGAAACAATGAAAGTTAATTCTGAG TGCTCATACATACCCAAGTGTGGCAAGAACTATGAGGAATCCATGTCAATGGTGAACGTTGTGATGGAAAACTTCAGAAAGTACCAACGCTTCTCCTGCTTCTATGACCCCGAAGGCGTCCAGAAGAACGTGATATTAACCAAACTGTACAGCTCCAACGTGCTGTTCCACTCCCTCTTCTGGCCCACCTGCATGATGATCGGCGGGGTCATCATCATTGCGATGGTGAAGCTGACTCAATACCTTTCCCTCATCTGTGAGAGCATCCAAAGGATCagcagataa
- the LOC127387691 gene encoding calcium-activated potassium channel subunit beta-2 isoform X3 produces the protein MFIWTSGRNSTSYKQDEKRNIYQKIRDHDLLEKKKTVTALKAGEDRAILLGLAMMVCSIMMYFLLGITLLRPYMQSVWTEEAQCSLLNASITETFNCSFSCGPDCWKISQYPCLQVYVNLTSSGQKLLLYHTEETMKVNSECSYIPKCGKNYEESMSMVNVVMENFRKYQRFSCFYDPEGVQKNVILTKLYSSNVLFHSLFWPTCMMIGGVIIIAMVKLTQYLSLICESIQRISR, from the exons atgtttatttggaCCAGTGGCCGGAACTCTACATCTTACAAGCAGGATGAGAAAAG aaatatttaccaaaaaatCAGGGATCACGATctactggagaaaaagaaaacagtcacaGCCCTAAAAGCTGGAGAAGACCGGGCCATACTCCTCGGGCTGGCCATGATGGTGTGCTCTATCATGATGTACTTCCTCCTGGGAATCACCCTGCTGCGGCCGTACATGCAAAG TGTCTGGACAGAAGAGGCTCAGTGCTCACTTCTCAATGCATCCATCACAGAAACCTTCAACTGCTCATTTAGCTGCGGCCCAGACTGCTGGAAAATCTCTCAGTATCCCTGCCTCCAGGTGTATGTTAATCTCACCTCTTCTGGCCAGAAGCTTCTGCTCTACCACACTGAGGAAACAATGAAAGTTAATTCTGAG TGCTCATACATACCCAAGTGTGGCAAGAACTATGAGGAATCCATGTCAATGGTGAACGTTGTGATGGAAAACTTCAGAAAGTACCAACGCTTCTCCTGCTTCTATGACCCCGAAGGCGTCCAGAAGAACGTGATATTAACCAAACTGTACAGCTCCAACGTGCTGTTCCACTCCCTCTTCTGGCCCACCTGCATGATGATCGGCGGGGTCATCATCATTGCGATGGTGAAGCTGACTCAATACCTTTCCCTCATCTGTGAGAGCATCCAAAGGATCagcagataa
- the LOC127387691 gene encoding calcium-activated potassium channel subunit beta-2 isoform X2 gives MSLCFKYPRDKWRNIYQKIRDHDLLEKKKTVTALKAGEDRAILLGLAMMVCSIMMYFLLGITLLRPYMQSVWTEEAQCSLLNASITETFNCSFSCGPDCWKISQYPCLQVYVNLTSSGQKLLLYHTEETMKVNSECSYIPKCGKNYEESMSMVNVVMENFRKYQRFSCFYDPEGVQKNVILTKLYSSNVLFHSLFWPTCMMIGGVIIIAMVKLTQYLSLICESIQRISR, from the exons aaatatttaccaaaaaatCAGGGATCACGATctactggagaaaaagaaaacagtcacaGCCCTAAAAGCTGGAGAAGACCGGGCCATACTCCTCGGGCTGGCCATGATGGTGTGCTCTATCATGATGTACTTCCTCCTGGGAATCACCCTGCTGCGGCCGTACATGCAAAG TGTCTGGACAGAAGAGGCTCAGTGCTCACTTCTCAATGCATCCATCACAGAAACCTTCAACTGCTCATTTAGCTGCGGCCCAGACTGCTGGAAAATCTCTCAGTATCCCTGCCTCCAGGTGTATGTTAATCTCACCTCTTCTGGCCAGAAGCTTCTGCTCTACCACACTGAGGAAACAATGAAAGTTAATTCTGAG TGCTCATACATACCCAAGTGTGGCAAGAACTATGAGGAATCCATGTCAATGGTGAACGTTGTGATGGAAAACTTCAGAAAGTACCAACGCTTCTCCTGCTTCTATGACCCCGAAGGCGTCCAGAAGAACGTGATATTAACCAAACTGTACAGCTCCAACGTGCTGTTCCACTCCCTCTTCTGGCCCACCTGCATGATGATCGGCGGGGTCATCATCATTGCGATGGTGAAGCTGACTCAATACCTTTCCCTCATCTGTGAGAGCATCCAAAGGATCagcagataa